A region of Elusimicrobiota bacterium DNA encodes the following proteins:
- a CDS encoding class I SAM-dependent methyltransferase, producing the protein MTSYLRKRQKNLFTRYRLRKRTEKVLGILKKNYKPGLQVLDIGAADGEMLSRLNAELQLKKAVGIEPSDELRLAKKDTYIELLAGYGENLPFNENEFDIVIIASVIEHVTDVRKVLSESYRVLKKNGLIVLTAVDPFLDKIATFLRFKPNDHLRRYNFKQLKTLLVENKFYVKLTERFGPIFYQLVVAEK; encoded by the coding sequence ATGACAAGTTATCTTAGGAAACGGCAGAAGAATCTTTTTACCAGATACCGGCTTCGTAAAAGAACCGAAAAAGTTTTAGGAATACTAAAAAAAAATTACAAACCGGGCTTACAGGTGCTTGATATTGGTGCGGCTGATGGCGAGATGTTAAGCAGGTTAAACGCTGAGTTACAGTTAAAAAAAGCAGTCGGAATAGAGCCCTCGGATGAACTTCGGTTAGCAAAAAAAGACACGTATATAGAACTTTTAGCCGGTTACGGTGAGAATCTTCCGTTTAATGAGAACGAGTTTGATATAGTTATTATCGCATCGGTAATTGAGCATGTGACCGATGTCCGAAAAGTGCTCTCAGAGAGTTATCGTGTGTTAAAAAAAAATGGACTGATTGTATTGACTGCGGTTGACCCGTTTCTTGATAAAATAGCTACTTTTTTAAGGTTCAAGCCGAACGACCATTTAAGGAGATATAATTTTAAGCAATTGAAAACACTGTTAGTTGAGAATAAATTCTATGTAAAATTAACTGAAAGGTTTGGACCGATATTCTATCAACTTGTTGTCGCCGAAAAGTAA
- a CDS encoding radical SAM protein, with amino-acid sequence MAVSDKIRWSKKIFLHNGVLPEQVTFFVTNRCNMNCQHCFYRQNLNKANVEFTLDELKRIIPSLGRFSFLSLTGGEPFLREDLSEIAGLFVNINKVARISIPTNGFFTEKIFDSTRKILKIAGKTKILVKISIDGIGEKHDNIRAIDGSFNKDIETFTVLKGLKQKYPNFKLGILLTFSKLNQDTLSDTYTYIKNNLSPDVVGLNFSRRNFTDSSTNDINIADYQKLYFQILNDLLKEKKNGFGFYEFYSAYKTKISELVTEIVNTKKYPIDCYAGRLSTVIDSSLDVYPCESLDKKLGNLRDYDYNFRSLWFSDAAEKTREYIADGRCWCTNECNLQINSFFNINQLLPLIIRAIMI; translated from the coding sequence ATGGCTGTTTCTGATAAAATACGATGGTCAAAAAAGATATTTTTGCATAATGGTGTTCTACCGGAACAGGTAACATTTTTTGTCACAAACAGATGTAATATGAACTGCCAGCATTGTTTCTACCGACAGAATTTGAACAAAGCAAATGTGGAGTTTACTTTAGATGAATTAAAAAGAATAATTCCCAGTTTAGGCAGGTTCAGTTTTTTGAGTTTGACTGGTGGTGAGCCGTTTTTAAGAGAGGATTTGTCAGAAATCGCTGGACTATTTGTTAACATAAACAAAGTTGCCAGAATTTCTATTCCGACCAACGGTTTTTTTACGGAGAAGATTTTTGATTCAACCCGAAAGATACTTAAGATTGCAGGTAAGACAAAAATTTTAGTTAAAATATCTATTGACGGCATTGGTGAAAAGCATGATAATATCAGAGCAATTGACGGTAGTTTTAATAAAGATATTGAAACATTTACTGTATTGAAAGGATTGAAACAGAAATATCCAAATTTTAAACTCGGTATCCTACTAACATTCTCAAAGTTGAATCAAGACACACTCAGCGATACTTATACATACATAAAAAATAATTTGTCACCGGATGTTGTTGGGTTAAACTTTAGCCGTAGAAATTTTACAGATAGCTCGACTAATGATATAAATATAGCGGATTATCAGAAATTGTATTTTCAGATTCTCAATGATTTGTTAAAAGAAAAAAAGAATGGATTCGGTTTTTACGAGTTTTATTCAGCATACAAGACAAAAATAAGCGAATTGGTTACTGAAATTGTGAATACGAAAAAATATCCGATTGATTGTTATGCCGGCAGATTAAGTACGGTAATAGATAGTTCGTTAGATGTATATCCCTGTGAATCTCTGGATAAGAAATTGGGTAATTTAAGGGATTATGATTACAATTTCAGGTCTCTGTGGTTTTCGGATGCAGCCGAAAAAACGAGAGAATACATAGCCGACGGCAGATGCTGGTGCACTAACGAATGTAACCTGCAGATAAATTCGTTTTTTAATATCAATCAGTTATTACCATTGATTATCAGAGCCATTATGATATAA
- a CDS encoding radical SAM protein yields MKLNAIINSAVSILKVKAGKRIPVAVRIQLTNRCDHKCLYCDIWQTKSEEMTTEQVFELIRQLKTAGTKKISFSGGEPLLRSDIGEIIDYCRALDISPEMNSRGAGIETKVHKIKNLDLLKVSINGDEQTHDFLSGRKGAFTQSIKAIETAIKHGIKTTIATTLTKQNIEQLDFILGLAKKYKTIVAFQPLKKFGYGTDNIESLYPEKSKYQKALSELIELKQKGNGYMRNSLLGLKHIFYWPDYPKLHCAAGKLFCIVDTDGTVYPCDRICYKTELPNWLKVGFKNAFANLPEVRCSGCGFCGSLELSFLLAFKFGTIKSVLNVIKKGGLPCYLTG; encoded by the coding sequence ATGAAACTGAACGCAATAATAAATTCTGCTGTTTCTATTCTGAAAGTAAAAGCAGGGAAAAGGATTCCTGTTGCAGTTAGGATTCAACTGACCAATCGGTGCGACCACAAATGTCTTTATTGTGATATATGGCAGACAAAATCTGAAGAGATGACAACGGAGCAGGTTTTTGAACTGATCAGACAACTGAAAACTGCCGGAACAAAAAAAATTTCTTTCAGTGGTGGTGAGCCGCTTTTACGCAGTGATATAGGTGAAATTATTGACTATTGCAGGGCGTTGGATATCTCGCCTGAGATGAATTCCCGCGGTGCTGGGATTGAAACTAAAGTTCATAAAATTAAAAATCTGGACCTGCTTAAAGTGAGCATAAACGGTGATGAACAGACACACGATTTTTTATCCGGCAGAAAAGGCGCATTTACACAATCAATTAAAGCGATAGAAACCGCTATAAAACACGGTATAAAAACAACAATCGCTACAACCCTGACCAAACAAAATATTGAGCAGCTAGATTTTATACTTGGCTTGGCAAAAAAATATAAGACTATCGTTGCATTCCAGCCGTTAAAAAAATTCGGTTACGGTACAGATAATATAGAATCACTTTATCCCGAAAAAAGTAAATATCAAAAAGCGCTCTCAGAACTTATTGAACTAAAACAAAAAGGAAACGGATATATGAGGAATTCACTACTCGGACTTAAACATATCTTTTACTGGCCCGATTATCCAAAATTACACTGTGCTGCTGGTAAACTTTTCTGTATTGTTGATACCGACGGAACGGTCTATCCTTGTGACCGAATCTGCTATAAAACAGAACTGCCAAATTGGCTTAAGGTTGGCTTTAAGAATGCATTTGCTAATCTTCCGGAAGTTCGTTGTAGTGGTTGCGGCTTTTGCGGCTCGCTTGAGTTAAGTTTTTTACTTGCATTTAAGTTCGGCACAATCAAATCAGTACTGAATGTAATAAAAAAAGGAGGGTTGCCCTGCTATTTAACAGGGTAA
- the dapF gene encoding diaminopimelate epimerase: MKKSLNLTKMSGSGNNFIVIDNRKPLVSNPSVFAKKYCRREDIDGLLLVEKSLRRNTDFRMVYYNSDGSHAAFCGNGARCIALFAYLNKISSAKMVFESDAGLINAEVKKKSVVKIKMPEPKNFGLDFLLKIAGKKFEASFADTGVPHTVIFVKDIKNVDVEHLGRAIRWHKRFQPSGTNVNFVKVLSRNKLQIRTYERGVEAETLACGTGVVASAIISILKKYVCSPVNVLTQGGETLKIYYNGRTAFFEGKVHYIL, from the coding sequence ATGAAAAAAAGTTTGAATCTTACAAAAATGTCGGGTAGCGGTAATAATTTTATTGTGATTGATAACAGAAAACCACTTGTAAGCAATCCGTCGGTATTCGCAAAAAAATACTGCCGCAGAGAAGATATAGACGGGCTTTTGCTTGTTGAAAAATCTTTGCGCCGAAATACTGATTTCAGAATGGTTTATTACAATTCTGATGGTAGTCACGCTGCTTTTTGCGGTAATGGTGCCAGATGTATAGCACTTTTTGCATACCTTAATAAAATTTCTTCAGCAAAAATGGTTTTTGAATCGGATGCTGGTTTGATTAATGCCGAAGTAAAAAAAAAATCAGTTGTAAAAATAAAGATGCCTGAACCCAAAAATTTTGGGTTAGATTTTTTGCTAAAAATAGCCGGCAAAAAGTTTGAAGCATCTTTTGCCGATACTGGCGTGCCACATACAGTAATTTTTGTTAAAGATATTAAAAATGTTGATGTTGAACATTTAGGCAGGGCTATCAGATGGCACAAGAGATTTCAGCCATCAGGCACAAATGTTAATTTCGTAAAAGTTTTAAGCAGAAATAAATTGCAAATCAGAACATATGAACGCGGTGTGGAAGCCGAGACACTCGCCTGTGGAACAGGTGTCGTTGCCTCAGCAATAATTTCTATCCTAAAAAAATATGTCTGTTCACCGGTCAATGTGCTTACTCAAGGCGGTGAAACGTTAAAAATATATTACAATGGCAGAACTGCCTTTTTTGAAGGTAAAGTCCATTACATTCTTTAA
- a CDS encoding GxxExxY protein: MNAEYQDFKYKELTEKIIKIFYKVYNKLGYGFLEKVYEKTMMIELEKEEIPAIAQYPLTVFYEHQVVGEYLCDILVDNKVMVEIKARK; encoded by the coding sequence ATGAACGCAGAATATCAGGATTTTAAATATAAAGAATTAACTGAGAAAATCATTAAAATTTTCTATAAAGTTTATAACAAATTAGGTTATGGATTTCTGGAAAAAGTCTATGAAAAAACAATGATGATTGAATTAGAGAAAGAGGAAATTCCTGCTATAGCTCAATATCCATTAACAGTTTTTTACGAACATCAGGTGGTAGGAGAATATTTATGTGATATACTTGTTGATAACAAAGTAATGGTGGAAATAAAAGCAAGAAAATGA
- a CDS encoding glycosyltransferase: protein MVKKISIVVPVHNAGDAIKQCLSAIYVQNYPEYDVTVVNDCSEDGLSDRLKDFPCKIMNLSKRSGASVSRNEGAKNADAEVILFLDADVMLQKNCLHRIAEIYEKYPETDVIQGVYTEEAADNNVSTLTRNYYKYHKIEKINRSQINGINSYCFAIKKKVFEKINGFNPQYEGVEDVELGMRLVKNGYKILLDKNLRVKHLKRYTFTRLLRTDYRKVYAKTNLLLNNYFKPKTAIPENSVEITYSLNPKEKMMPEFISIFLSFLIAASVTGAALSKSQYFLYVSIALILLFIFLNFDFLNLIRKRKGLFISVGCFFVYYFEMLIAQMAIFSTLLMFPIKKRY, encoded by the coding sequence ATGGTTAAAAAGATTTCTATTGTTGTGCCTGTGCACAATGCTGGCGATGCCATTAAGCAGTGTTTAAGTGCAATTTATGTCCAGAATTATCCAGAATACGATGTGACGGTTGTTAATGATTGTTCGGAAGACGGTTTATCGGACAGATTGAAGGACTTCCCGTGTAAAATTATGAATTTAAGTAAGCGTTCCGGTGCATCCGTATCAAGAAACGAAGGTGCCAAAAATGCTGATGCAGAAGTAATACTTTTTCTTGACGCCGATGTTATGTTACAGAAAAATTGTTTGCACCGAATCGCCGAAATATATGAAAAATACCCGGAAACCGATGTTATACAGGGGGTTTATACGGAAGAAGCAGCCGATAACAATGTATCCACATTGACCAGAAATTATTACAAATACCATAAAATTGAAAAAATAAACCGTAGTCAGATTAACGGAATTAACAGTTACTGTTTTGCAATTAAAAAAAAGGTGTTTGAAAAGATAAATGGTTTTAATCCACAGTATGAAGGAGTTGAAGATGTTGAACTCGGTATGCGGCTGGTAAAAAACGGTTATAAGATTCTATTGGATAAAAATCTTCGTGTGAAACATTTGAAACGGTATACATTTACCAGACTTTTAAGAACTGATTACCGTAAAGTATACGCCAAAACGAATTTATTGTTGAATAATTATTTTAAACCGAAAACGGCAATACCAGAAAATTCTGTGGAGATAACTTATTCGCTGAACCCAAAGGAAAAAATGATGCCCGAATTTATCAGCATTTTTTTGTCGTTTTTGATTGCCGCTAGTGTTACCGGTGCGGCGTTATCCAAAAGCCAGTATTTCCTTTATGTGAGTATCGCATTGATTCTGTTATTTATTTTTCTGAATTTTGATTTTTTGAATCTTATCAGGAAAAGAAAAGGATTATTTATTTCTGTCGGCTGTTTTTTCGTATATTATTTTGAGATGCTGATAGCGCAGATGGCGATTTTCAGTACCCTGCTGATGTTTCCCATAAAAAAAAGATACTAA
- a CDS encoding radical SAM protein, whose amino-acid sequence MRVALIFPPFHHRKFSENLKVVDEEFTLSPPIILAYVSSILEHAGNDVILIDAHALGLSKEQVLKKIKMFNTNLIAFRLDTYNFQETLEWIQYLKLATGLPVLVGGINMSLYPTETMSHKEIDFGLIGEAVRTLPQFIRNLENSEPYQNIPGLCWRDNNGGVHINPPDTELVNFDTYPFPARHLLPNDRYHSFVSQNKNFTVMLTSTGCPYRCRFCAIAALNHYRERTWENVIREIEECYYDYGVREIDFFDATFFVDKQKSIKLFQEIRNRHLDIQWSCRTRVDVVDDEILKEASLSGCRMIFWGIESSSQKVLNEVNKGITHNRTAVVIKTAKKFGIRNLGFLMIGNPGDTEDTVTDTVKFAKKLALDYVQICRTIAKPATELHKQLVKNTGTDYWRDFVLMKLGEQRIPTPWVRMNQAKIEKLLKRAYYSFYFRPGYIFQTLQRTKSFSELARYIKVAIRMVFHYFYTDVSIAMGSRFIQKLAHQQLHKNIITEPVTKVAVVIPAFNERDNILGLLKKIIVLYPSIRIYVVDHNSTDDTGVAVQQFSVLYPQVHLLKSKKYNHWNERGLAVKAGFSAALSTGAETIIEMDADLSHDPGYISEFLYWIHYFDIVIGSRYVPGGAETGRSILRKSASWLANLYVRNKLKLNGIFDCTSGFRCYSRGAIESINMDSVRSVEGTSVLIETVYKAVRNGLKIKEIPIIYHDRIFGKSKFTLGVMFRSLKTVSALKRP is encoded by the coding sequence ATGCGAGTAGCGCTAATTTTTCCGCCGTTTCATCATAGGAAATTTTCTGAAAACCTGAAAGTTGTAGACGAGGAATTCACTCTATCACCGCCGATTATTCTTGCCTATGTATCCTCGATTTTAGAGCATGCTGGGAATGATGTTATCTTAATAGATGCGCATGCACTCGGGTTATCAAAAGAGCAGGTCCTGAAAAAAATAAAAATGTTTAACACCAACCTGATTGCATTCCGGCTGGATACATACAATTTTCAGGAGACATTGGAATGGATACAGTATTTGAAACTCGCAACGGGATTGCCTGTGCTTGTCGGCGGGATAAATATGTCACTTTATCCGACTGAGACAATGTCGCATAAAGAGATTGATTTCGGGCTGATTGGCGAGGCGGTTCGCACATTACCGCAGTTTATTCGGAATTTAGAAAATTCAGAACCGTATCAAAATATTCCAGGGTTATGCTGGCGCGATAATAATGGTGGAGTTCATATCAATCCACCAGATACAGAACTGGTTAATTTTGATACTTATCCATTCCCGGCAAGACATCTTCTGCCGAACGACCGCTATCATTCTTTTGTTTCACAAAATAAGAATTTTACCGTTATGCTTACTTCTACCGGCTGCCCGTATAGATGCAGGTTCTGCGCAATCGCTGCACTAAACCATTACCGAGAGAGAACCTGGGAAAATGTTATCCGCGAAATAGAAGAATGTTATTATGATTATGGTGTAAGAGAGATTGACTTTTTTGATGCTACTTTTTTTGTGGACAAACAGAAATCTATCAAACTATTTCAGGAAATACGAAACCGGCATCTTGATATCCAATGGAGTTGCAGAACGCGAGTTGATGTTGTTGACGACGAAATCTTAAAAGAAGCATCTTTATCCGGTTGCAGGATGATTTTCTGGGGTATAGAATCCAGTTCGCAAAAGGTACTGAATGAAGTGAATAAAGGAATAACACACAACAGAACGGCGGTTGTTATAAAAACAGCTAAAAAATTCGGCATAAGAAATCTTGGATTCTTGATGATAGGCAACCCTGGCGATACGGAAGATACGGTAACCGATACAGTAAAATTCGCTAAAAAATTGGCGCTTGACTATGTTCAGATTTGTAGAACAATTGCGAAACCCGCTACCGAACTTCATAAACAACTGGTAAAAAATACAGGCACTGATTACTGGCGTGATTTTGTTTTGATGAAACTTGGCGAACAGCGAATCCCTACACCATGGGTAAGAATGAATCAAGCAAAAATAGAGAAACTATTAAAACGGGCATATTACAGTTTCTATTTCAGACCCGGCTATATTTTTCAAACGCTTCAACGAACAAAATCTTTCAGTGAACTGGCAAGATATATAAAAGTTGCTATCAGAATGGTTTTTCATTATTTTTATACGGATGTTAGTATTGCTATGGGCTCAAGGTTTATCCAAAAATTAGCCCATCAGCAGTTACATAAAAATATAATAACTGAACCTGTTACAAAAGTCGCTGTTGTTATCCCGGCATTCAACGAGCGAGACAATATACTCGGCTTATTGAAAAAAATTATTGTGTTGTACCCGTCAATTCGGATATATGTTGTTGACCATAATTCTACTGATGACACCGGTGTAGCAGTTCAACAATTCTCGGTTTTATATCCACAGGTACATCTTCTAAAAAGTAAAAAATATAATCACTGGAATGAAAGAGGTCTCGCGGTTAAAGCCGGTTTTTCAGCTGCATTATCTACAGGTGCGGAGACAATCATAGAGATGGATGCGGATTTATCGCATGACCCTGGCTATATTTCAGAATTTCTTTACTGGATACATTATTTTGATATAGTTATCGGCTCAAGATATGTCCCAGGTGGCGCCGAGACAGGCAGAAGTATTTTAAGAAAATCGGCAAGTTGGCTTGCCAATTTATATGTCAGGAATAAACTTAAACTTAACGGTATTTTTGATTGCACATCAGGATTCAGGTGTTACAGCCGTGGAGCAATTGAATCCATAAACATGGATTCAGTTCGGTCCGTTGAAGGCACATCAGTGCTTATAGAAACGGTCTATAAAGCGGTCAGAAACGGGTTAAAAATAAAAGAGATTCCAATAATCTATCACGACAGAATTTTCGGGAAGTCAAAGTTCACTTTAGGCGTTATGTTCAGAAGTTTAAAAACTGTTTCTGCTTTAAAGAGACCCTGA
- a CDS encoding tetratricopeptide repeat protein, translated as MKKTDFAILAILSILVFADTVRVPFIWDDEAQVKQNVSIRTPTISTFFKPAYWQAYRTTLSPVELPLKPLSPIRIISYMIDYKLWGLNAEGFHITNIILHIVNVILVYLFCWLVFRNRNVAFFTGLLFACHPMHVETVAWIKNRIDLICSVFYLSSLILFIKHAEQTRNLKHGTDAKQNTELTQNRPFLISKSLISNLYPLFSILCFILALLSKEMAVTLPMILILYYICFQPKNNLWTKSQQSKILLNAIKKTIPYWLITVGYFCFQFFYVRAGEVTGLVSKLGLVSHIGLVGKTITVYLKLLLLPFRFTVEHFLSEPKSVSEPGVLIALSTILLYILVCYFLWTKRQHGLLFSLVFIPVTLLPVSNIMYLVTRPVAEHRLYIPSIGFCLILGKLFADGILTGFIRLTTVGQAGKISTTKTRNSEKSLKLRDFIISWLKELKILLILSKIVFLLLIFAYSYASMKRNLDWLSPVQLWESTLKLSAGNFRAHYNLGVSYLQALREQEALAQFELASKILPEDPFLQDAIGVFYMVYGSTDTAIEKFKSALKIYPDFDNSQANLGWAYYLKGEKEKALQYIKKAIEINPEFPLPHRHLAQIYWADGKIEAALIEYRIACELMLYGWEMHKEFIELLEKTKRFDEAITEYKRAIELNPYLIDAYNNLGIVYVQKGMYKEAEASFKKVLEINPADSAGVRNLSTVERIMDKLEKNKK; from the coding sequence ATGAAAAAAACAGATTTTGCTATTCTTGCGATTTTATCAATTCTGGTTTTTGCAGATACTGTCAGAGTGCCATTTATATGGGACGACGAAGCACAGGTAAAACAAAATGTATCAATAAGAACACCGACTATTTCTACATTTTTTAAACCTGCTTACTGGCAGGCATATAGAACAACATTGTCACCTGTAGAATTGCCATTAAAACCGCTCAGCCCAATCAGAATAATAAGTTATATGATTGACTATAAGCTCTGGGGACTTAATGCTGAAGGGTTTCATATAACAAACATTATTTTGCATATTGTAAATGTTATACTGGTATATCTTTTTTGCTGGTTGGTTTTTAGAAATAGAAATGTTGCGTTTTTTACAGGGCTTTTATTCGCCTGCCACCCAATGCATGTTGAAACTGTTGCCTGGATAAAAAATAGAATTGATTTGATTTGTTCTGTGTTCTATCTATCTTCATTGATTTTGTTTATTAAACACGCGGAACAGACGCGGAACTTAAAACACGGAACAGACGCCAAACAGAACACAGAACTGACACAAAATAGACCTTTCTTAATCTCTAAATCTCTAATCTCTAATCTCTATCCTCTATTCTCTATTCTCTGCTTCATTCTCGCACTGCTTTCAAAAGAAATGGCGGTTACATTACCGATGATTCTCATCCTTTATTATATCTGTTTTCAACCCAAAAACAACCTGTGGACAAAAAGTCAACAATCAAAAATCTTACTTAATGCAATAAAAAAAACGATACCTTACTGGCTTATAACAGTTGGTTATTTCTGTTTCCAGTTCTTTTATGTAAGAGCAGGTGAGGTTACAGGGCTGGTTTCTAAACTCGGTTTGGTTTCCCATATTGGGCTGGTAGGAAAAACAATCACCGTCTACCTGAAACTGTTACTTCTGCCTTTCAGGTTTACTGTAGAACATTTTTTATCTGAGCCGAAATCGGTTTCTGAGCCGGGCGTTTTGATAGCACTATCAACAATCCTGTTGTATATTTTGGTCTGTTATTTTTTATGGACAAAACGGCAACATGGACTGCTTTTCAGTTTGGTTTTTATACCGGTCACATTACTGCCTGTTTCAAATATTATGTATCTTGTTACAAGACCTGTTGCAGAACACCGACTCTATATTCCATCTATAGGGTTTTGTCTTATTCTTGGCAAATTATTTGCTGATGGAATTCTGACAGGATTTATCCGCCTGACGACCGTCGGGCAGGCAGGAAAAATTTCAACCACGAAGACACGAAACTCCGAAAAAAGTCTAAAACTTCGTGATTTCATAATTTCGTGGTTAAAAGAATTAAAAATCCTGTTAATCCTGTCAAAAATAGTTTTTTTGCTGCTTATATTCGCCTATTCTTATGCTTCTATGAAACGCAACCTGGATTGGCTTAGCCCGGTTCAACTATGGGAATCAACATTAAAACTATCCGCAGGTAATTTTAGAGCACATTATAATCTTGGCGTTTCGTATCTTCAAGCACTCAGGGAACAAGAAGCCTTAGCACAATTTGAATTAGCTAGTAAAATATTACCTGAAGATCCATTCCTGCAGGATGCGATTGGTGTTTTCTATATGGTTTATGGTAGTACTGATACCGCAATTGAGAAATTTAAATCCGCACTAAAAATTTATCCTGATTTTGATAACTCGCAAGCGAATCTCGGCTGGGCATATTACCTGAAAGGTGAGAAAGAAAAAGCGTTGCAATATATAAAAAAAGCGATAGAGATAAATCCTGAATTCCCATTACCACACAGGCATTTAGCACAAATTTATTGGGCGGACGGCAAAATTGAAGCAGCATTAATAGAGTATCGGATTGCATGTGAACTTATGCTTTATGGCTGGGAGATGCATAAGGAGTTTATTGAACTACTTGAGAAAACAAAGCGGTTTGATGAAGCAATTACCGAGTATAAAAGAGCGATAGAACTCAACCCTTATTTGATTGATGCGTATAATAATTTAGGGATTGTTTATGTTCAAAAAGGAATGTATAAAGAAGCGGAAGCATCATTCAAAAAGGTGTTGGAGATAAATCCAGCCGATTCTGCAGGTGTAAGAAACCTATCAACTGTTGAACGGATTATGGATAAATTAGAAAAAAATAAAAAATAG
- a CDS encoding tetratricopeptide repeat protein, translating into MQKTYINVLLLVIVSILTFANTLRNPFMWDDAGLVELISQQDYQNHLKNPLFFLTPSYWKNYRKFHDVDAYVPVAPMRTLALSIDYRIWKWKPFGYHLTNLLFHTLNVLLVYFLVRILVSSLHYTLHITHYTAFFTALLFATHPMHTESVAWIKNRIDLITAVFYLSSLILFVKHTKQTRNLKRGTDAEQNTELTQNRPFLISKYLISNLYPLFSLFCFILALLSKEIAVTLPAVLVLYIICFVPQENKKKRIISTLPFWLLTFLYIYLAQFVVKPGLKLPLMAKIDLYSNILLVFKTLAWYLKLLVSPFSFNADRVITIPKLLFEPTSLISLFVVGGLGFAAVKVFNYSKELSFCLFWFFVTILPVLNIIYLAPRPLAEQRLYIPSIGFCFLLGKLFADGLLKKKNSEKKILLILSEVVLLLLIFAYSFATVMRNFDWRNEIVFWQKTAEKSPLSPRAKTNLAEAYIKQNEHDKAQQIFEDVLKNYPDYPPAHTGLGLLFFNSGDIEKAVKEFQKAGLVE; encoded by the coding sequence ATGCAAAAAACCTATATCAATGTTTTACTTTTAGTGATTGTTTCAATATTGACTTTTGCAAATACATTAAGAAACCCATTTATGTGGGATGATGCAGGGCTTGTAGAACTGATTTCTCAACAGGATTATCAAAACCATCTGAAAAATCCGCTTTTTTTTCTTACACCTTCCTACTGGAAAAACTACCGCAAGTTTCACGATGTAGATGCATATGTCCCTGTGGCACCAATGCGGACTTTAGCATTAAGCATTGACTATAGAATCTGGAAATGGAAACCGTTTGGCTATCATTTGACTAATCTTTTATTCCATACCCTGAATGTCCTTTTAGTTTATTTCCTTGTTCGTATTCTTGTTAGTAGTTTACATTACACATTACACATTACACATTACACAGCATTTTTTACTGCTTTGTTATTTGCAACCCATCCTATGCATACGGAATCGGTTGCCTGGATAAAAAACAGGATTGATTTGATAACAGCAGTGTTCTATCTATCTTCGTTGATTTTGTTTGTGAAACACACGAAACAGACGCGGAACTTAAAACGCGGAACAGACGCAGAACAGAACACGGAACTGACACAAAATAGACCTTTCTTAATCTCTAAATATCTAATCTCTAATCTCTATCCTCTATTCTCTCTTTTCTGCTTCATTCTCGCACTGCTTTCTAAAGAAATCGCAGTAACATTGCCAGCAGTTCTTGTTTTGTATATCATCTGCTTTGTCCCACAAGAAAATAAAAAGAAACGAATAATTTCAACGCTACCATTCTGGCTGTTGACATTTTTGTATATCTATCTAGCACAGTTTGTAGTGAAGCCCGGGCTAAAACTGCCACTGATGGCTAAAATAGACCTATACTCAAATATACTTTTGGTATTCAAAACACTCGCCTGGTATCTTAAACTCTTGGTGTCGCCGTTTTCATTTAATGCGGATAGAGTCATAACAATACCGAAATTGCTTTTTGAGCCGACCAGTTTGATTTCACTGTTTGTCGTCGGCGGACTCGGTTTTGCCGCAGTAAAAGTTTTTAACTACTCAAAAGAACTCTCATTCTGTTTGTTCTGGTTCTTTGTTACAATTTTGCCGGTTTTAAACATAATATATCTTGCACCACGACCTTTGGCAGAACAGCGGCTCTATATCCCATCTATTGGGTTTTGTTTTCTTCTTGGCAAATTATTTGCTGATGGATTGCTTAAGAAAAAAAATTCAGAAAAAAAAATCCTGTTAATCCTGTCAGAAGTTGTTCTTTTGCTGCTCATATTCGCATATTCTTTTGCGACGGTAATGCGAAATTTTGACTGGCGTAATGAAATCGTATTCTGGCAGAAAACAGCCGAGAAATCACCGCTATCACCGCGAGCGAAAACCAATCTTGCAGAAGCATATATCAAACAGAACGAACACGATAAAGCACAGCAGATATTTGAAGATGTATTAAAAAATTATCCGGATTACCCGCCTGCGCATACAGGGCTTGGATTATTATTTTTTAACTCGGGCGATATTGAAAAGGCAGTAAAAGAGTTCCAAAAAGCCGGTCTGGTAGAATAA